One Chryseobacterium sp. StRB126 genomic region harbors:
- a CDS encoding DNA alkylation repair protein, translated as MSIVQEIQEALAVLSIPEKAEFFPKFFKTGKGEYGEGDLFLGVKVPDQRSVAKEYYSKINLKELSEILSSKYHEHRLTALFMLVSKFEKTKDIAIKDEIIAFYLHHLQYVNNWDLVDSSCYKILGRYAYENKKENLLRDLSEAEEMWYKRIAVVGTMYYIKKGSFDLTKEFVTRNLKHPHDLMHKANGWLLREMGNKNEQELIGYLNKYYKEMPRTCLRYAIEKLDEDLRQDYLKGRI; from the coding sequence ATGAGTATTGTTCAAGAAATACAGGAAGCTCTTGCAGTGTTATCCATTCCTGAAAAAGCAGAATTCTTTCCAAAATTTTTTAAAACAGGAAAAGGAGAATACGGTGAGGGAGATCTGTTTCTGGGTGTAAAAGTTCCCGATCAGAGGTCTGTTGCTAAAGAATATTACTCAAAAATCAATTTAAAAGAACTGAGTGAAATCCTTTCTTCAAAATACCATGAGCATCGGCTGACGGCTCTTTTTATGTTGGTTTCAAAGTTTGAAAAAACAAAAGATATAGCTATAAAAGATGAAATTATAGCATTTTATCTTCATCACTTACAGTATGTTAACAATTGGGATCTGGTAGATTCCAGTTGCTATAAAATTCTTGGCAGATATGCTTATGAAAATAAGAAAGAAAACCTGCTGAGGGATCTTTCGGAAGCGGAAGAGATGTGGTATAAGAGAATTGCCGTGGTAGGAACTATGTACTACATAAAAAAAGGCTCTTTTGACCTTACCAAAGAATTTGTAACCAGAAATCTGAAACATCCCCATGACTTAATGCACAAAGCGAATGGCTGGCTACTGCGTGAAATGGGAAATAAAAATGAGCAGGAACTCATTGGCTATCTTAACAAATACTATAAAGAAATGCCAAGAACCTGTTTGCGCTATGCTATTGAAAAGCTGGACGAGGATCTTCGGCAGGATTATTTGAAAGGACGTATTTAA
- a CDS encoding cation:proton antiporter, whose protein sequence is MELYYSFSALIVLASIFAYLNYRFLKLPSTIGIMVIAIVVSIFLVMFGETVLPRTFGHLHKLMNSIDFTEVLMGAMLNFLLFAGGIHININDLKEQFRPVLIFSTVGVVISTFVVGFGMFYLLPYVGIKLPFIYCLVFGALISPTDPVAVLSVLKQANVSKSLETKVAGESLFNDGMAVVVFTVVLQLAVGKEVDLGVESIGLLLLHEAGGGLLLGVLLGWVTSRLMREVDDYIISVLVTLSVVMGGYLIARQMHISGPLTMVAAGLFMGNFNMNFKMKSVTQDYLIKFWELIDEILNAVLFLFIGFELLMIKDLKHFMIPGLLAIFVVLFARFISIWGPTKFTSLRRSFSPQTVKVLVWGGIRGGVSIALAMSIPKSEYSETILSITYCVVVFSIVVQGLTIAKVANPKQIVKEEEEQGSSALEHKA, encoded by the coding sequence GTGGAATTATATTATTCATTTTCAGCATTAATCGTATTAGCATCCATATTTGCCTATCTTAATTACAGATTTTTAAAACTTCCCAGTACTATTGGAATTATGGTGATTGCCATTGTGGTTTCCATTTTTCTGGTAATGTTTGGAGAAACGGTCCTTCCAAGAACATTTGGACATCTTCACAAACTGATGAACAGTATCGATTTTACGGAGGTGTTGATGGGAGCGATGCTTAATTTTCTTCTTTTTGCTGGAGGAATTCATATTAACATTAATGATCTTAAAGAACAATTCCGGCCTGTGCTGATATTTTCCACAGTAGGAGTTGTGATTTCCACTTTTGTAGTAGGTTTTGGAATGTTTTATCTCCTTCCTTATGTAGGAATTAAGCTTCCGTTTATCTACTGTCTTGTTTTTGGGGCATTGATTTCTCCTACCGATCCGGTGGCGGTTCTGAGTGTGCTGAAACAGGCAAACGTTTCCAAATCATTAGAAACAAAAGTAGCCGGAGAATCTCTTTTTAACGACGGTATGGCGGTTGTGGTGTTTACCGTAGTATTACAGCTTGCCGTTGGAAAAGAAGTGGATCTTGGGGTAGAAAGTATCGGATTGCTATTGCTTCATGAAGCGGGTGGAGGTCTTTTACTGGGTGTTTTGCTAGGTTGGGTGACCTCCAGATTAATGCGTGAAGTGGATGATTATATTATTTCTGTACTGGTTACACTTTCTGTGGTGATGGGAGGTTACCTTATTGCAAGGCAGATGCATATTTCAGGACCATTAACGATGGTGGCAGCAGGATTGTTTATGGGGAACTTTAACATGAACTTCAAAATGAAATCCGTTACTCAGGACTATCTTATCAAATTCTGGGAGCTGATAGACGAAATTCTGAATGCCGTATTATTCCTGTTCATTGGGTTTGAGCTTTTAATGATTAAGGATCTGAAACACTTTATGATTCCTGGTTTACTGGCTATTTTTGTAGTCTTGTTTGCAAGATTTATTTCCATTTGGGGACCTACTAAGTTTACTTCTCTGAGAAGAAGTTTCAGCCCGCAAACTGTAAAGGTATTGGTTTGGGGAGGAATCCGCGGTGGTGTTTCCATTGCATTGGCGATGTCTATTCCTAAAAGTGAGTATAGTGAAACGATCTTAAGTATTACGTACTGTGTAGTGGTATTCTCGATCGTTGTTCAGGGACTTACCATAGCAAAGGTAGCAAACCCTAAACAGATTGTGAAAGAAGAAGAGGAGCAGGGAAGTAGTGCTTTAGAGCATAAAGCTTAG
- a CDS encoding DUF4919 domain-containing protein, producing MKYHFFLLFTLFSVFGFSQKSKVDFKAIEKSLKNSDSPYNYEKLLFKYKGYPKSLDSIEAQYLYYGRSFKEGKISTSDEGFKSLAEAFKQNNSEECIKQGKVLYDKDPTNLDILLILLRAYDSLKDGNNFMHHLSQFRALADGIKSSGDGKSEKTAYLVNSVGDEYILLNILNIGNDYTRGSKPSKNGMFDIWEKGGQKIYIKVLYLDL from the coding sequence ATGAAATATCATTTTTTCCTTTTATTCACTCTGTTTTCGGTTTTTGGGTTCAGCCAGAAATCGAAAGTAGATTTTAAAGCCATTGAAAAGAGTCTCAAAAATTCTGATTCTCCGTACAATTACGAAAAACTTCTTTTCAAATACAAAGGATATCCGAAGTCTCTGGATAGTATAGAAGCACAGTATCTTTACTATGGCAGGAGCTTTAAAGAAGGTAAAATAAGCACTTCAGATGAGGGATTCAAAAGTTTGGCGGAAGCTTTTAAGCAAAACAATTCCGAAGAGTGTATCAAGCAGGGAAAGGTTCTGTATGATAAAGATCCCACGAATCTGGACATTCTGCTCATTCTGCTCAGAGCTTATGATTCTTTAAAAGATGGAAATAACTTTATGCATCACCTAAGCCAGTTTCGAGCTTTGGCAGATGGAATTAAGAGTTCTGGAGACGGAAAGTCTGAGAAAACGGCTTACCTCGTAAATTCGGTGGGGGATGAATACATTCTGCTGAATATTCTGAATATAGGAAATGATTATACCAGAGGATCGAAGCCTTCGAAGAATGGCATGTTTGATATCTGGGAAAAAGGAGGTCAGAAAATATACATCAAGGTCCTTTACTTAGACTTATAA
- the hflX gene encoding GTPase HflX: MLEKKEHHYEKAVLVGIITQNQDEEKLVEYMDELEFLAFTAGATVQKRFTQKLTQPDSKTFIGSGKALEIKEYVKENEIGTVIFDDELSPSQLKNLEREMEVKILDRTNLILDIFAQRAQTSYARTQVELAQYQYLLPRLTRMWTHLERQKGGIGMRGPGETEIETDRRIIRDRITLLKDKLKTIDKQMATQRNNRGKVVRAALVGYTNVGKSTLMNSLSKSEVFAENKLFATLDTTVRKVVIGNLPFLLTDTVGFIRKLPTQLVESFKSTLDEVREADLLIHVVDISHESFEDHIASVNQILMDINAHQKPMIMVFNKIDDFSYEKKDEDDLTPSSKKNISLDEWKKTWMAKSKYPTVFISALTKENFPEMKKMIYDEVMKIHISRFPYNDFLFEYFDDDEEENNN, encoded by the coding sequence ATGTTAGAAAAAAAAGAACATCATTATGAGAAAGCAGTCTTGGTAGGGATTATTACCCAAAATCAAGATGAAGAAAAACTGGTGGAGTACATGGATGAACTTGAGTTTTTAGCTTTCACGGCCGGAGCAACCGTACAAAAACGCTTTACCCAAAAATTAACACAACCTGATTCCAAAACCTTTATTGGAAGTGGAAAAGCACTCGAAATAAAAGAATACGTAAAAGAAAATGAAATTGGAACCGTAATTTTTGACGATGAACTTTCTCCTTCACAGCTTAAAAATCTAGAAAGAGAAATGGAGGTTAAAATTTTGGACCGTACCAATCTTATTCTCGATATTTTCGCACAACGGGCACAAACTTCTTATGCAAGAACTCAGGTTGAACTAGCTCAATATCAATATCTCTTACCTCGTTTGACGAGAATGTGGACTCACTTGGAGCGCCAGAAAGGAGGTATTGGGATGAGAGGTCCCGGGGAAACGGAAATTGAGACTGACCGTCGTATTATTCGCGACAGAATTACTTTGCTGAAAGATAAATTAAAGACGATTGACAAGCAAATGGCTACTCAGCGTAATAATCGTGGGAAAGTAGTTCGTGCTGCTTTAGTAGGGTATACCAATGTAGGAAAGTCCACTTTGATGAACTCCCTTTCAAAATCTGAAGTTTTTGCTGAAAATAAACTGTTTGCAACCCTTGATACTACTGTAAGAAAAGTAGTGATCGGAAACCTGCCGTTCCTCCTTACCGATACGGTAGGATTTATCAGAAAATTACCAACTCAGTTGGTGGAGTCATTTAAATCTACATTAGATGAGGTTCGTGAAGCAGACCTTTTGATTCATGTAGTGGATATTTCCCATGAAAGTTTTGAAGATCACATTGCTTCTGTTAATCAGATTTTAATGGATATCAATGCCCATCAGAAACCAATGATCATGGTATTTAATAAAATTGATGATTTTAGCTATGAGAAGAAGGATGAGGATGATTTAACACCCAGTTCAAAGAAGAATATTTCTCTGGATGAATGGAAAAAAACCTGGATGGCTAAGTCAAAATATCCAACTGTTTTCATTTCTGCTTTAACGAAGGAAAACTTCCCGGAAATGAAAAAGATGATCTATGATGAGGTGATGAAGATCCATATTTCCAGATTCCCATACAACGATTTCCTTTTCGAGTACTTTGATGACGATGAGGAAGAAAATAACAATTAA
- a CDS encoding LytR/AlgR family response regulator transcription factor has translation MITHIRCMIIDDDELDRLVLQHYIKQYENIEIVASFDSAEKAIPYLELPIDLLITETNLKDMSGLEFRKLAHKIPACIFVSSHPELAAYVFEINTLDFITKPLTSERFHYSMQRVLDFFKIKEKCECYDAILGQECIKIKESGNISQIRKADILYLEALKDYTRIITLEKKHCILDSLGNLLHKSFFDSFVRIHRSYAVPKHLIRGKSCHEIELIHHIKLPIGRTYKNNLSFFEP, from the coding sequence ATGATTACCCATATTAGATGTATGATTATTGATGATGATGAACTGGACAGGCTGGTTCTTCAGCATTATATTAAACAGTATGAGAACATAGAAATTGTCGCTTCTTTTGATTCGGCAGAAAAGGCAATTCCGTATCTGGAACTTCCCATTGACCTTCTCATCACGGAAACCAACCTAAAAGACATGAGTGGTCTGGAGTTCCGAAAATTAGCCCATAAGATTCCTGCTTGTATCTTTGTAAGTTCTCATCCCGAACTGGCAGCCTATGTTTTTGAGATCAATACGCTGGATTTTATCACCAAACCTCTCACTTCAGAACGTTTTCATTATTCCATGCAGAGGGTTCTCGACTTTTTTAAAATAAAAGAAAAATGTGAATGCTATGATGCCATACTGGGACAAGAATGCATTAAGATCAAAGAAAGCGGGAACATTTCTCAGATCAGAAAAGCAGATATTCTTTATCTGGAAGCACTCAAAGATTACACCCGAATCATCACTCTTGAAAAAAAACACTGTATTCTTGATTCTTTGGGAAATCTTCTTCACAAAAGCTTTTTTGATTCTTTTGTAAGAATCCACAGAAGCTATGCTGTGCCCAAACATCTCATCCGTGGAAAAAGCTGTCATGAAATAGAGCTGATCCATCATATCAAGCTTCCCATAGGCAGAACGTATAAAAATAATCTGTCTTTCTTTGAGCCTTAA